CACATAAAAGTTATAATTTATCTGGTAAATAACAATTCTCTGTATTTTGTTAATGGCCATAAATTATCATCTACCATAGTTTCTAGTTTATCACAGTGATAACGAATTTCCTCAAAAAATGGTTTTACTTTTTTGCTATACGCTTCTGCAGATTTTAAACCTTCTAACTTATTTGCTTTTCTGCGTTCGTCAATCATTTTTAAGGTTAGTGAATTAATCTCGGTAATATGATTGGAAATTATCATGATTAACTCGATTTGCTCTTTTGCGATGGTTTTATAATCTGCACCAAAAACTTCTTTTAGATTTTTGGTGTTTTCTAACAATGTATTTTGATAATTGATGGCTGTTGGCACAATATGGTTTCTTGCAATATCGCCCAAAACCCTACTTTCAATTTGCAAACGCTTTGTATATTCCTCTAAATCAATTTCGTATCGCGCTTCTAACTCAATTCTATTCATCACTTCCATTTCTTCAAAAAGATGAATTGTATTTTTAGCAACCTTAATTTGTAACGCTTCTGGAGTAGTTTTGTTATTGCTTAAACCTCGTTTCTTCGCTTCTTTTTCCCAAGCTTCTCCATAACCATCGCCTTCGAAACGTATTTTTTTAGAGTCCTTAATGTATTCTCTTAAAATATTGAAAATTGCTTCGTCTTTTTTAAGGTTTTTAGTATCGATTAAAGCATCTACTTCAATTTTAAATTCTTTTAATTGTTTGGCAACAATAGTGTTTAAAACCGTCATTGGAATGGCGCAATTTGCTTTTGAACCAACTGCTCTAAACTCGAACTTATTTCCAGTAAACGCAAATGCAGAAGTTCTATTTCTGTCTGTATTATCTAATAAAATTTCAGGAATTTTACCAATAATGTTTAGTTTTAAATCGGTTTTTTCTTCTGGTGATAATTTTCCTTTGGTTACGTTTTCTAATTCATCTAAAACTGCTGATAATTGTGTGCCAATAAACACAGAAATAATAGCTGGTGGTGCTTCATTTGCTCCTAATCTATAATCGTTACTTGCAGAGGCAATGGAAGCTCTTAACAATTCTTCATTTTCGTAAACAGCTTTTATGGTGTTTACAAAAAAGGTTAAGAACTGTAAATTTTTCATGGGTGTTTTTCCTGGACTTAATAAATTGATACCATCTGCTGTAGATAAAGACCAATTGTTATGTTTTCCTGACCCATTGATTGCTGTAAATGGTTTTTCATGAAAAAGCACTTTAAAATGATGACGTGCAGAAACCTTGTGCATCACATCCATTAACAACGCATTATGATCTACAGCTAAATTTGCTTCTTCAAAAATTGGGGCTAATTCAAACTGATTGGGTGCAACTTCATTATGCCTTGTTTTTAAAGGAATGCCTAACAACATACATTCTTGCTCTAAATCTTGCATAAAACTCATAGCTCTTGCAGGAATACTACCAAAGTAATGATCATCTAATTGCTGCCCTTTTGCAGGTGTGTGCCCCAATAAGGTTCTACCAGTCATTAAAATATCAGGTCTTGAAGTAGCCAAAGCATCATCAATTAAAAAATATTCTTGCTCCCAACCTAAAGTTGCGTTTACTTTACTAGCATTTTTATCAAAATATTTACAAACAGCGGTTGCATGAGTATCGATTGCTTGCAAAGCTCTTAACAAAGGTGTTTTATTATCTAAAGCCTCACCTGTATACGCCACAAAAATGGTTGGAATACACAAAGTTGTTTCATACACAAAAGCTGGTGATGTAGGATCCCAAGCTGTGTAACCTCTAGCTTCGAACGTATTTCTGATTCCTCCATTTGGAAAACTAGAAGCATCTGGTTCTTGTTGCACTAATTGCTCTCCATCAAATTTCTCCATGGCTAAACTACCATTGATTGATTCAAAAAAAGCATCGTGTTTTTCTGCTGTTGCTCCAGTTAATGGCTGAAACCAATGTGTATAATGAGTTGCGCCTTTAGAAATAGCCCAATCTTTCATACTTACTGCAACTTGATCTGCTATTTTACGATCTATTTTAGTTCCTTTATCAATAGCATTCATAACACTTGTGTATGCAGCTCTTGTTAAGTATTGTTGCATAGCGTATTTGTTAAATACATTTTGCCCAAATAAAACAGATCTTTTTTCTGTTTCTATAATTTTTATAGGTTTTCTATTTAAGGTTTCTTGTAATGCCGAAAATCTAATTGTTGACATAATATGATTATTAAAGGATAAAATTAAACTTATTACAAATATACCCCATAAAAATTAGGGATAAAATTATTTTTAAACGATTATTAAAAATACACCCCTCTTTTTTTTGATATGTAAGTAAAATATTTCATTTTTGCAGTATTAAAATTACAAAATCATCATTTACTATGGCAAAAATTAAATTAGAATACATTTGGTTAGATGGATATTTTCCAACCCAAAACATGAGAAGTAAAACAAAAGTTGAAGAGCACAAAAACTTTAAAGGAACTGTTGAAGAACTTGGAATGTGGTCTTTTGATGGTTCATCTACAAAACAAGCCTCTGGAGGTTCTTCTGACTGTTTATTAAAACCAGTTGCTGTGTATCCAGATCCTACAAGAATAAATGGTTACTTAGTAATGACTGAAGTTTTAAATGCTGATGGTACTCCACACATTTCTAACGGAAGAGCTACAATAGATGATGATGATAATGATTTCTGGTTCGGATTTGAACAAGAATATTTTATTATGGATTCAAAAACTCAATTGCCTTTAGGTTTCCCTATTGGTGGGTATCCTGCTCCACAAGGAATGTATTATTGTTCTGTAGGTGGTAAAAATACACATGGAAGACTTTTAGTTGAAAAGCATGCAGATTTATGTATTGATGCTGGTTTAAACTTTGAAGGAATTAATCAAGAAGTTGCTTCTGGACAATGGGAATTCCAATTGTTTGCAAAAGGCGCTAAGAAAGCCGGTGATGAAATTTGGATTGCTCGTTATTTATTAGACAGGTTAACAGAACAATATGGTTATTATATTGAATATCACCCTAAACCATTAGGAAAAGATATGGACTGGAATGGTTCTGGAATGCACGCAAACTTCTCTAACGAAGTTTTAAGAACATGTGGAGATAAAGAAACGTACGCTAAAATTTGTGAAGCTTTTAGACCTGTTGTAAAAGAACATATTGCTGTGTATGGTGAGTTTAACGACCAACGTTTAACTGGTGATCATGAAACTGCATCGATTCACGATTTCTCTTGGGGAGTTTCAGATAGAGGAGCTTCAATTAGAATTCCTATTATTACTGTAGAGAAAGGTTGGAAAGGTTGGTTAGAAGATAGAAGACCAGCATCTAATGGAGATCCTTACAAGATTGCAGGTAGAATTATAAAAACTGTAAAATCGGCTAATATTAGCTAAGTTTTACAACTTATATAAAAAATTGAAAAACTCCGAAGTTTATATTTCGGAGTTTTTTAGTTCAAAGAAGTAACAAAATAACATCGAACCGAAAATAGTTGTTATTGCAAGCCAACAACAACTATTCTAATGGACTGAATTTTAATTATCTAAAAAAATATTCATAATTGTAATACAATGAGCGTTAAAAAATTAATTTTATTAATCATTAATAGTTTAGTAATTTTAGTTGTAATTGCACTTTCCCTTATTTTTTATTTTGAATTTTCAAAGGTTTTAGACGAACGTATTTTGTATCATTTAACCTCCATAAAAACACTTAAAAAAATTCAAATAGAAAATCTTGTTCAAAAAGAATGGAAAACTTTTAATGAAACTGAAGAAGTTTTTGTTGATAATAGTAAAATTAACTTGCCAAACAACAAGTATTTAAAAGCAGGGATTTATGATCTAACACACCTACACCCTACAAAAGAAACATCTATTGGCTTAATTAAAATTAAGGATAATAAACGATTATTAAAGGTAGTTCCATATAATAAGTTAGAAGAAATCTTATTAGAACGAACTGGAATGGGAGAAAGTGGAGAATCCTATATTGTTGGAAGCGATTATAGATTGCGCTCTCAATCTCGTTTTTTTCCAGAAAAAGTACCTTATTTAATCGAAGCAAAAACCATTGGGGTTTTAGATGGAATTACCGATAAAAATGGAGAAGGCATTTTTTTTGACTACAGAAAAATTGATGTGTATAGTGCTTATAGTTCTTTGAAAATAGACAATTTACATTGGGTTTTACTATCAGAAATTGATGTGGATGAAGTTACGATTCCCTTAAAAGAAATGCGCTTAAAACTACTTTTCTTTACACTAATCATCTTAACATTATCTGTAATTATCTCTTTATTTTTAACGCGAATCATTACAAACCCAATAAAAAAGATACAAAAAAGCCTTCTTGTAATGGCTAAAGGGAATTATAATGAAAAGTTAGTTCTAGAGAAAAGTCCTACTGAAATAGCAGCAATGTTTAAAGCTTTAGAAAATTTAAGAATAGCCATTGTTGGGGCTGTAGATTTTTCGGTTGATATAGGAAAAATGAACCTTTCGTCTACCTACAAACCGAAAAGTAATCATGATTTACTAGGTAGAAGTTTGATAAAAATGCGAGATAAATTAGAGAAATTTAGAATTGCAGAAAACAAGATAAACATTACCAATAAACGTTTGCTTGTAAAACATTTAGAAGATGAAAGAAGAAGATTAGCAAGAGAATTGCATGATGGAATTGGCCCTTTATTAACCACCATAAAATTGTACGTTCAAAACCGAGTTGAAGCAAACGAACACAAAGAAAGCTTAAAAGACATGATTGATTCGACCATCAACGAAATTAGGCAAATGACCAACGTTTTAATGCCCACAAGTATCGATAAATTTGGCATTGGTGCTACTTTAATTAATTATGTAGAAAATATTCAAAAATCTTCGGAAGCATCTATTCGTTTTGAAGATTTAACAAAAAAAGAAAGCTCTTTAATTACCAAAGAACAGGAAATAAATCTTTTTAGAATTGTTCAAGAACTCATTAACAATTCCATAAAACATTCCAAAGCTACTAAAATAAGAATCTCATTAACTGAGTTCGATAATGTTTTGTCTTTGTATTATTTTGATAATGGTATTGGTTTTAATATAAAGGAAGTAAAATTAGGTTCTGGACTAAAAAATATAAAAGAACGTGTAGAAATCTTTGATGGTACTTTAGAAATTGAATCTACAGAAAATACAATTTTTGAAATTGAAATGCCCATAAAATTATAAATGATGATTAAAATTGTAATCACTGACGACCATGAACTTTTTAGAGTTGGACTCTCTGAATTGCTAAAAAAACAAGAGGACATAGAGGTTGTTGCAGAACTATCTAATGGAAAAGAGTTTTTAGATTTTATTGCTAAAAAACCAGCAATAGATATTGTTTTGTTAGATATTACAATGCCAATAGTTGATGGTTTTGAAGTTTTAGATGCATTAACAAAAAATAAAAGCACTATAAAACCAATTATGGTTTCTATGTTTGATGATGGAAACTACATTGCAAAATGTGCAAAAAATGGCGCTTACAGTTATTTATTAAAGAACACAGACGAATTCGAATTATTAAAAGCCATAAGAATTGTAGCAAAAGGGAAAAAATATTTTAATCAGGCTATTTCCGAGAAAATGATTAATTTTATGTCAACTCAGCATACAAGTATTAAAAAACTATCGAATAAAGAATCTGAAATTTTAATTTTAATTGGCAAAGGACTTACCACAAAAGATATTGCCTCTAAATTATTTATCAGCACAAGAACTGTTGAAACTCATAGAGCGAATATCCTTAAAAAATTAGAAGTTAAAAACACTGCTTCACTTATTAAAAAAGCCACAGAAAATAACCTCCTCTAATCATATATCCGTATAAATACGGATGCAAAATACCAAATTTCTTATAAGCACAAAAACCTGTTTCTGGTTGTATTTTTGTAGTAGTTAATTAATAATAATTAGCGAAACTAAAATACATTTATCATGAAAAACATACTATTAGTATTCGGATTTATATTTATTGCTTCCTCTTCATTTGCTCAAAAAAAGGATGCATTAAAAAGTTTTGAAGTAAAAAACGCTAAAGTTAGCAAGTACGTTTCACAAAACACAGTGATTACAATAAATAGTACAAAAAGCAACTTAAAAAGCTACGAATTTAAAAACCATAAAATTTGGGAAAACAAAAAAGAGGATTCTGAAGTAGTAACTATTGAAACTTCTAAAAGATCTAAATTAATGGGACCAAAATACAAGAACTTTAAACACTAAGTAAAGTTCCTTTAAAAGCAAAAACTCCGAAATTTACATTTCGGAGTTTTTTTATTTGATATTTTTTAAGCTTACTTCTTTTCATTTCCTGGAGGAAATCTAGAAATAATTTCTTTTACAAAAAGATTAATTCTTTCTTCTTTCTTTTCTCTGTTTTCTATTTTTAAAGCACCAGTTCCAATTCCTTGCCAAACTAATTCCTTTTTTTCCTTATCAATAAAATCGATAAATAACGTACCTTCTGTAAACTGAGAAACGTTAATATTATTGTTCATTCCATTCATCATCCAAGGATTCCAACCCCAGCCCCAGCCCCAACCAAAGCCCATGTTATTTTGATTTACGTTTACACGTTCTCTAGACTTTGTAAAAAAGCTCACCAGCATTGCAGGGTTTTCTGATTTCGTAAAACCTTGTGCTAAAAGCTCTCTTTCAATAGCTCTTAAAACACGTTTTTTATCTAAATCAGAAATATCTGCTTTGTCTATTCCAGGTTTGTAAAATGCAAATGTTTTTAATCTGCTAAAATCTACTTGCGTGTCGTAATCTGTAGTTACTTTAATAGCACTACAAGAAGATAATACCAAAGCAAAGACTACAATTATTAATTTAGAGTATTTCATATAGTTAAATTTTAAAAGTTTTTAAAGCGTAAGTTTTAATAGAATTTGGTCGAAAAATAATTTACAAAAATCACTGGCAACCACATAAAATGCAACAATAAACATGCCAAAAACCTACTAAATAAGTATTTTAGAGTTAAAGGATATATAGAACCCGTTTTATTTTGAGAATAGTACAAATATAGCTATTTTCGACTATTATTTAATTGCTGGTATTTCTATGATTTTTATTTCGAAATATATAGTTCCAAAAGGTTTTTTAGGTATTACAATATTTCCTTTTATAGTTTTAAATGATAAAAATTTAAAAACTGGTTTAGTCTTAATACAGCACGAAAAAATTCACCTACAACAGCAAAAAGAAATGTTTCTCCTCTTCTTTTATATTTTTTATGGAGTAGAATGGTTTCTAAAATTGCTAATATATAAATCGAAACATAGTGCTTATTTGAACATAAGTTTTGAACGAGAAGCGTATCAAAATGAAAATAAATTAAACTATTTAAAAATAAGAAAACCTTGGGCTTTTTTAAACTATCTATAAAACTTACACTTCTTATTTTTTGCTTCGGATGTTTTGCAAACTGTAAAAAACAGCAAAAGAATATCGAAGTTAAAGATACTATTGCTGTTCAGAATAAAGACACAGTTCCTAGTTTTCCTGATTACATTACCAAAGAATATGTTTTAGGGAAATTTGATTATACTCAAAATGATGATTTTATGTTGGTTCCAGAAAATTTATCAAACAAAAAAATATATGTTCGCAAAGAAGTTTTAGAAGCTTTCCTAAAAATGGAAATGGCTGCTCAAAAAGAAAACATCCACCTCACTATTATTTCTGGAACTCGAAATTTCGAACATCAAAAGAGAATTTGGAACTACAAATGGAACGAAAAATATAAAAATATTCCAATGCCAAAAAGAGCTTTAAAAATCTTAGAATATAGTTCTATGCCCTCATCATCAAGACATCATTGGGGAACAGATATTGATTTAAATAGTTTAAATAATACTTATTTCTCTTCTGGAAAAGGTTTAAATGAATACAATTGGTTGCTTGAAAACGCAGCTAAATTTGGTTTTTATCAACCTTATACATCCAAAGAAAATGGAAGAACTGGTTACAATGAAGAAAAATGGCATTGGTCTTATTTACCACTTTCTAAACTTTATTTAGATTTTTATAATCAACAAATTACATATCAGGATATAAATGATTTTGAAGGTGCTGACTTTGCTAAAGAAATTGACATCATTAAAAATTATGTGAATGGTATTAGTGTAGAACTGAATAAATAAAAAATATCAACACTTCTTTATAAAATAAGTATTAAGAATTTGTTAATCGTCATTCATAATTTTTAAGATTATCGTAAATTGCAACTCTAAAATATAACATTTATTACGAATGGAACAAAGTGCACCTTATAAACCGAAACATAAAGTAAGAATCGTAACTGCTGCAGCTCTTTTTGATGGGCATGATGCTGCCATAAATATTATGCGTAGAATCATCCAATCTACAGGAGTTGAAGTAATTCATTTAGGCCATGACAGATCTGTAGAAGAAGTAGTGAATTGTGCCATCCAAGAAGACGTGAATGCCATTGCAATTACTTCTTATCAAGGGGGACACATGGAATATTTCAAATACATGTTTGATTTATTGAAAGAAAAAGGTGCAGGTCACATCAAAATTTTTGGTGGTGGTGGAGGTGTAATTTTACCAGAAGAAATCAAAGAATTGATGGATTATGGTATTACCAGAA
The DNA window shown above is from Polaribacter sp. Hel_I_88 and carries:
- a CDS encoding glutamine synthetase III; translation: MSTIRFSALQETLNRKPIKIIETEKRSVLFGQNVFNKYAMQQYLTRAAYTSVMNAIDKGTKIDRKIADQVAVSMKDWAISKGATHYTHWFQPLTGATAEKHDAFFESINGSLAMEKFDGEQLVQQEPDASSFPNGGIRNTFEARGYTAWDPTSPAFVYETTLCIPTIFVAYTGEALDNKTPLLRALQAIDTHATAVCKYFDKNASKVNATLGWEQEYFLIDDALATSRPDILMTGRTLLGHTPAKGQQLDDHYFGSIPARAMSFMQDLEQECMLLGIPLKTRHNEVAPNQFELAPIFEEANLAVDHNALLMDVMHKVSARHHFKVLFHEKPFTAINGSGKHNNWSLSTADGINLLSPGKTPMKNLQFLTFFVNTIKAVYENEELLRASIASASNDYRLGANEAPPAIISVFIGTQLSAVLDELENVTKGKLSPEEKTDLKLNIIGKIPEILLDNTDRNRTSAFAFTGNKFEFRAVGSKANCAIPMTVLNTIVAKQLKEFKIEVDALIDTKNLKKDEAIFNILREYIKDSKKIRFEGDGYGEAWEKEAKKRGLSNNKTTPEALQIKVAKNTIHLFEEMEVMNRIELEARYEIDLEEYTKRLQIESRVLGDIARNHIVPTAINYQNTLLENTKNLKEVFGADYKTIAKEQIELIMIISNHITEINSLTLKMIDERRKANKLEGLKSAEAYSKKVKPFFEEIRYHCDKLETMVDDNLWPLTKYRELLFTR
- a CDS encoding glutamine synthetase beta-grasp domain-containing protein; translated protein: MAKIKLEYIWLDGYFPTQNMRSKTKVEEHKNFKGTVEELGMWSFDGSSTKQASGGSSDCLLKPVAVYPDPTRINGYLVMTEVLNADGTPHISNGRATIDDDDNDFWFGFEQEYFIMDSKTQLPLGFPIGGYPAPQGMYYCSVGGKNTHGRLLVEKHADLCIDAGLNFEGINQEVASGQWEFQLFAKGAKKAGDEIWIARYLLDRLTEQYGYYIEYHPKPLGKDMDWNGSGMHANFSNEVLRTCGDKETYAKICEAFRPVVKEHIAVYGEFNDQRLTGDHETASIHDFSWGVSDRGASIRIPIITVEKGWKGWLEDRRPASNGDPYKIAGRIIKTVKSANIS
- a CDS encoding ATP-binding protein, translated to MSVKKLILLIINSLVILVVIALSLIFYFEFSKVLDERILYHLTSIKTLKKIQIENLVQKEWKTFNETEEVFVDNSKINLPNNKYLKAGIYDLTHLHPTKETSIGLIKIKDNKRLLKVVPYNKLEEILLERTGMGESGESYIVGSDYRLRSQSRFFPEKVPYLIEAKTIGVLDGITDKNGEGIFFDYRKIDVYSAYSSLKIDNLHWVLLSEIDVDEVTIPLKEMRLKLLFFTLIILTLSVIISLFLTRIITNPIKKIQKSLLVMAKGNYNEKLVLEKSPTEIAAMFKALENLRIAIVGAVDFSVDIGKMNLSSTYKPKSNHDLLGRSLIKMRDKLEKFRIAENKINITNKRLLVKHLEDERRRLARELHDGIGPLLTTIKLYVQNRVEANEHKESLKDMIDSTINEIRQMTNVLMPTSIDKFGIGATLINYVENIQKSSEASIRFEDLTKKESSLITKEQEINLFRIVQELINNSIKHSKATKIRISLTEFDNVLSLYYFDNGIGFNIKEVKLGSGLKNIKERVEIFDGTLEIESTENTIFEIEMPIKL
- a CDS encoding response regulator transcription factor — encoded protein: MIKIVITDDHELFRVGLSELLKKQEDIEVVAELSNGKEFLDFIAKKPAIDIVLLDITMPIVDGFEVLDALTKNKSTIKPIMVSMFDDGNYIAKCAKNGAYSYLLKNTDEFELLKAIRIVAKGKKYFNQAISEKMINFMSTQHTSIKKLSNKESEILILIGKGLTTKDIASKLFISTRTVETHRANILKKLEVKNTASLIKKATENNLL
- a CDS encoding DUF4136 domain-containing protein, giving the protein MKYSKLIIVVFALVLSSCSAIKVTTDYDTQVDFSRLKTFAFYKPGIDKADISDLDKKRVLRAIERELLAQGFTKSENPAMLVSFFTKSRERVNVNQNNMGFGWGWGWGWNPWMMNGMNNNINVSQFTEGTLFIDFIDKEKKELVWQGIGTGALKIENREKKEERINLFVKEIISRFPPGNEKK
- a CDS encoding M15 family metallopeptidase codes for the protein MGFFKLSIKLTLLIFCFGCFANCKKQQKNIEVKDTIAVQNKDTVPSFPDYITKEYVLGKFDYTQNDDFMLVPENLSNKKIYVRKEVLEAFLKMEMAAQKENIHLTIISGTRNFEHQKRIWNYKWNEKYKNIPMPKRALKILEYSSMPSSSRHHWGTDIDLNSLNNTYFSSGKGLNEYNWLLENAAKFGFYQPYTSKENGRTGYNEEKWHWSYLPLSKLYLDFYNQQITYQDINDFEGADFAKEIDIIKNYVNGISVELNK